TTGCAAGCCATCTCTCAGTACGATTATCTTCATTTAGAGTCAAAAACTGAATGTTTTGATATTCATTCAGACTTTTTATCATATATGGAAAAGCAGTCCAGCAAGGTCTGCACCAAGTAGCTGCAACATCTATCAACAAATACTTCCCTCTGAAATCTGCAGAATTAAAAGCCTTACCGTCTTTATCAAAACCGACAAAATCTATAAACTGACTATTTTTCTCTAGCTTTTCTTTATCCATTACTTCAATATACGCATTGAATCTGGGCGTTAAATTCCGACTATCTGAAGCAATTAGTTCATGTATTTCTTGAAATTCCTTGGCACTAAAATCTAGAAATTTGTATTTACTTTCAATATAGTTTAAAGCAACAGTCGATTGACTATTTTCTTGAAACACTGACTTAAAATCACTGAATTTTGAGGCTTCGTCTAAACTTTTATATATTATATGACTAGTCGAGCCATCAACTAATAGTTCATCTTTCATTAAGCTCTGCTGGAAATTCAGTTTTACTTCCCCCTCTTCGTACCAAAACATATATGTTTTACCTTTGGGAGAGACTAAGAAACCATATTCAGGCCCTTCTACTGTAATTGATAATTCATGTGACTCTTTTTCAGGATCAAATCCATAATCTTGATCTTGAACATTTAAATAAAATCCCTGTGGGATTGCTTTATTGCTTGTCAGAATAATTGTTGAGGGTTTTTGCGCAAGAATAGTGGTAATGGCTATTACATTCACAATTAAGGTTAAAAATAGCTTCATAGTTTTTTTTATCGGAAAATATTAACGCAAATGGAAAAATACAAGAAACTAATCATTTAATTTTATTAGCAAACGGAATTAAAGCCATCACCATAGCATGCTCATAA
This is a stretch of genomic DNA from Marivirga harenae. It encodes these proteins:
- a CDS encoding TlpA family protein disulfide reductase, with translation MKLFLTLIVNVIAITTILAQKPSTIILTSNKAIPQGFYLNVQDQDYGFDPEKESHELSITVEGPEYGFLVSPKGKTYMFWYEEGEVKLNFQQSLMKDELLVDGSTSHIIYKSLDEASKFSDFKSVFQENSQSTVALNYIESKYKFLDFSAKEFQEIHELIASDSRNLTPRFNAYIEVMDKEKLEKNSQFIDFVGFDKDGKAFNSADFRGKYLLIDVAATWCRPCWTAFPYMIKSLNEYQNIQFLTLNEDNRTERWLAMASERKLDITWPVLWEVETGKEKLLHQYKIDSFPTYILVDPDGKVVERWSFSSEKVFSLKLKKYLKKM